The following proteins are co-located in the Bacillus pumilus genome:
- the essC gene encoding type VII secretion protein EssC: MSLLWVFYEEDYQTVRLDEQFNREAVIGPEIEHTVTISSLSFDEGAIRLSPNESNDGFSIYQGEKKKGKLLPHEPCEIGSLTLILLDAHHDQHIYYLGNRVEVSFSNEEKDEIDVWKEQAHAMFQDAKQFTLEKIEGTWYVIPQNETIYVNGKQIHGPEKIHAGDELFWNFLTVTLKDDDLLQVTAYEPFQTRLEKTRPPSTETKQKYPLYRRTPRLIYDLPDDRVSFSFPSQESENSSRGLWLVVLPPLVMLIVMGIVALIQPRGIFIVVSMAMFIMTLITSSVQYFKEKSQRKRREEKRQRVYSLYLENKRKELQELYDRQQFILTYHYPSFEQMKYLTSEISGRIWEKTLISDDFLQLRLGTGAVPSSYELSTSGGDMANRDIDDLMEQTQHMQKVYREVKDVPITFGLADGPTGLIGKPAIVKNELHQLVGQLAFSHSYHDLRFVFIFNEQEYENWEWMKWLPHFQLPHTYGKGFIYNEQTRDQLLSSIYEILRERDLEEEKEKKIFTPHFVFIVTNHELIAEHVILEYLEGSRTDLGISIIFAAETKESLAENISTLVRYINEEEGDILIQHKKAVRIPFRLDAHQRADNELFARTLRTLDHQVGMTNSIPETVSFLDLFHAKQVDDIGIREKWLTSETAKSLSVPIGYKGRNDIVDLNLHEKAHGPHGLLAGTTGSGKSEFLQTYILSLAVHFHPHEVAFLLIDYKGGGMAQPFRNIPHLLGTITNIEGSKNFSERALASIKSELKKRQRLFDQYHVNHINDYTKLYKEKKAEQAMPHLFLISDEFAELKSEEPDFIRELVSAARIGRSLGVHLILATQKPGGVIDDQIWSNSRFKVALKVQDASDSKEILKNSDAASITVTGRGYLQVGNNEIYELFQSAWSGAPYMEDGYGSEDDIAIVTDTGLIPLSGVSTEPAVKKETVTEISAVVDEIERMQQELGIEKLPSPWLPPLEERIPKTRYASSEEHVFHFALVDEPDQQSQHPLSYQMMEDGNIGIFGSSGYGKSLAATTLLMSFAERYSPEEWHAYIYDFGNGTLLPLAKLPHTADYFLMDQMRKIQKSMKRLREEVEYRKRLFRQQEMSHIKMYNALNEKKLPFIFIVIDNFDIVKDEMHDLESEFIQLSRDGQSLGIYFLITATRVNAVRQSLMNNLKTKIVHYLMDQGEAYSIIGRPKFSLEPIPGRVIINKEELYFAQMFLPVEGENDLELFEHLKQEIQLLHERFQEAEKPKPVPMLPDKLTVWELESHLDGQKQPYDIPVGLDEESVAPVYFDLKKNKHCLIIGQTQRGKTNVTKLMLDQLLEAKPEKLAVFDSIDRGLSHYAKEENIDYLETKDDITEWAEEMDRLFKVREEIYVEAVRRGETDQLSFPQVVLVIDGITRFQQTIDPRLQDQLADFMKSYAHLGFSLIASGNHTEFSKGYDALTNEIKQVRHAMLLMKKSEQNIIPLPYARQEPDIQPGFGYLVENGKEKKIQVPLCAVGRKSVQ, encoded by the coding sequence TTGAGTCTTCTTTGGGTTTTTTATGAGGAGGATTATCAAACCGTCCGTTTAGATGAGCAGTTCAATCGAGAAGCTGTGATTGGACCTGAAATAGAGCATACCGTGACAATCTCTTCACTTTCATTTGATGAAGGAGCGATTCGTTTATCACCTAATGAATCGAATGATGGTTTTTCAATTTACCAGGGAGAGAAGAAGAAAGGCAAATTACTTCCACATGAGCCGTGTGAAATTGGATCACTCACACTCATTTTACTGGATGCACATCATGATCAACACATTTATTACCTAGGAAATAGAGTCGAGGTGTCTTTTTCAAATGAGGAGAAAGATGAGATCGATGTGTGGAAAGAACAAGCTCATGCTATGTTTCAAGATGCCAAGCAGTTCACTTTAGAAAAAATCGAAGGAACTTGGTATGTCATACCTCAGAATGAGACGATTTATGTGAACGGAAAGCAAATCCACGGACCAGAAAAGATTCATGCCGGTGATGAGCTGTTCTGGAACTTTCTGACGGTTACACTTAAAGATGATGATTTATTGCAAGTGACAGCATACGAACCATTTCAAACACGTTTAGAGAAAACAAGACCACCAAGCACAGAAACAAAACAAAAATACCCTTTATACAGACGAACACCACGTTTAATTTATGATCTGCCTGATGATCGGGTTTCATTTAGCTTTCCTTCGCAGGAGAGTGAAAATAGCAGCAGAGGGCTTTGGCTTGTTGTCCTCCCTCCGCTTGTGATGCTTATTGTCATGGGAATAGTCGCACTCATCCAGCCGCGCGGGATTTTTATTGTTGTGTCGATGGCAATGTTTATTATGACGTTAATTACATCGTCCGTTCAATACTTTAAAGAGAAGTCACAGCGCAAAAGACGAGAAGAGAAACGGCAGCGGGTATACTCACTTTACTTAGAAAATAAACGGAAAGAGCTGCAAGAGCTGTATGACCGTCAGCAATTTATCTTGACGTATCATTATCCATCATTTGAACAAATGAAATACTTGACGTCAGAAATCAGTGGGCGGATTTGGGAAAAGACGCTTATCAGTGATGACTTTTTGCAGCTGCGTCTTGGGACAGGTGCAGTTCCGTCAAGCTATGAATTATCGACGAGCGGCGGCGATATGGCCAATCGTGACATTGATGACTTAATGGAACAAACGCAGCACATGCAAAAAGTCTATCGTGAGGTGAAGGATGTACCGATTACATTCGGTCTTGCTGACGGCCCAACAGGCTTAATTGGAAAGCCTGCGATTGTGAAAAATGAGCTTCACCAGCTTGTCGGCCAGCTTGCTTTCTCGCACAGCTATCACGATTTGAGATTTGTCTTTATCTTTAATGAGCAGGAGTATGAGAATTGGGAATGGATGAAATGGCTGCCGCATTTCCAGCTGCCTCATACATACGGTAAAGGGTTTATTTACAACGAACAAACCCGCGATCAGCTTTTGTCCTCTATTTATGAAATTTTACGTGAGCGTGATTTAGAAGAAGAAAAAGAGAAAAAAATCTTTACGCCTCACTTTGTGTTCATCGTGACAAACCATGAACTCATTGCGGAACATGTCATTTTAGAATACTTAGAAGGCAGCCGGACAGACCTCGGCATCTCAATTATCTTTGCCGCAGAAACAAAGGAAAGCTTAGCTGAAAATATCTCAACGCTTGTCCGTTATATTAACGAAGAAGAAGGAGATATTCTCATTCAGCACAAAAAGGCAGTACGGATTCCATTTCGACTTGATGCACATCAGCGTGCGGACAATGAGCTGTTTGCCAGAACACTGAGAACGTTAGACCATCAAGTCGGAATGACCAACTCGATCCCAGAAACGGTCTCATTCCTTGATTTGTTTCATGCCAAACAGGTAGACGACATTGGCATTCGTGAAAAATGGCTGACATCTGAAACAGCAAAGTCATTATCTGTGCCAATCGGTTATAAAGGGAGAAACGATATTGTTGACCTGAACCTGCATGAAAAAGCACACGGCCCGCACGGCCTGTTGGCTGGAACAACGGGGTCAGGGAAAAGTGAATTTTTACAGACGTATATATTATCCTTGGCTGTACACTTTCACCCGCATGAAGTTGCCTTCCTGCTGATTGATTACAAAGGGGGCGGCATGGCGCAGCCGTTCCGAAATATTCCGCATTTACTTGGCACCATCACAAACATCGAAGGCAGCAAGAACTTTAGTGAAAGAGCGCTTGCGTCGATTAAAAGTGAACTGAAGAAAAGACAGCGGTTGTTTGATCAGTATCATGTGAACCACATCAATGATTATACGAAGCTCTATAAGGAGAAAAAGGCTGAACAGGCGATGCCTCATTTGTTCTTAATCTCTGATGAGTTTGCTGAATTAAAAAGTGAAGAGCCGGATTTTATCAGGGAGCTTGTGAGTGCCGCACGTATTGGCCGAAGCCTTGGTGTCCATCTCATTTTGGCCACACAAAAGCCAGGCGGGGTCATTGATGATCAAATTTGGAGTAACTCCCGCTTTAAGGTCGCACTAAAAGTGCAAGATGCGTCGGACAGTAAGGAAATTTTGAAAAATAGTGATGCCGCGTCGATTACTGTCACAGGCCGGGGATATTTACAAGTTGGGAACAATGAGATCTATGAGTTGTTCCAATCGGCTTGGAGCGGTGCACCATATATGGAAGATGGCTACGGATCAGAAGATGACATTGCCATTGTGACAGATACTGGGCTCATCCCATTATCAGGGGTAAGCACAGAGCCGGCAGTGAAAAAAGAGACAGTGACGGAAATTTCTGCTGTTGTGGATGAAATTGAACGTATGCAGCAAGAGCTTGGGATTGAGAAGCTTCCGAGTCCATGGCTTCCACCGCTTGAAGAGCGCATTCCAAAAACGCGTTATGCGTCGAGTGAAGAGCATGTCTTCCATTTTGCGCTTGTTGATGAGCCAGATCAGCAAAGCCAGCATCCGCTCTCTTATCAAATGATGGAAGACGGGAATATTGGAATCTTCGGTTCCTCTGGCTACGGCAAATCACTTGCTGCCACGACACTGCTTATGAGCTTTGCGGAGAGATATTCACCTGAAGAATGGCATGCGTATATTTATGACTTCGGAAACGGGACCTTGCTTCCGCTCGCCAAACTGCCGCACACGGCTGATTATTTCTTAATGGATCAAATGAGAAAAATTCAAAAGTCGATGAAGCGTCTGCGTGAAGAGGTTGAATACCGCAAGCGGTTATTCAGACAGCAAGAAATGAGTCATATCAAAATGTACAATGCTTTGAATGAGAAAAAGCTTCCGTTCATTTTTATCGTGATCGACAATTTTGACATTGTCAAAGACGAAATGCATGATCTCGAATCTGAATTTATCCAGCTGAGCCGTGATGGACAGTCATTGGGCATTTACTTCTTGATCACAGCGACTCGTGTAAACGCAGTGCGCCAATCACTAATGAACAACCTGAAAACAAAGATTGTTCATTACTTGATGGATCAAGGGGAGGCGTATTCGATTATTGGCAGACCGAAATTCAGCTTAGAGCCGATTCCGGGACGAGTCATTATCAACAAGGAAGAGCTTTACTTTGCACAAATGTTCCTGCCAGTTGAAGGAGAGAACGATCTCGAATTGTTTGAGCATCTGAAACAAGAGATTCAGCTTCTTCATGAGCGCTTTCAAGAGGCTGAAAAACCAAAGCCTGTTCCAATGCTGCCTGATAAGCTGACAGTTTGGGAGCTTGAGAGTCATTTAGATGGGCAAAAACAGCCTTACGACATTCCAGTAGGACTAGATGAAGAATCAGTGGCACCTGTTTACTTTGATTTGAAAAAGAATAAACACTGCCTCATTATCGGTCAAACGCAGCGCGGGAAAACAAATGTGACAAAACTGATGCTTGATCAGCTTTTAGAGGCAAAGCCTGAAAAGCTGGCCGTCTTTGATTCAATTGATCGGGGTCTTTCCCATTATGCAAAAGAAGAGAACATCGATTACCTTGAAACAAAGGATGATATCACCGAATGGGCAGAGGAAATGGACCGTTTATTCAAGGTGAGGGAAGAGATATATGTTGAAGCTGTTCGCCGGGGAGAGACCGATCAGTTGTCATTTCCTCAAGTTGTGCTTGTGATCGATGGCATCACACGTTTTCAGCAGACGATCGATCCGCGCTTGCAAGATCAATTGGCTGATTTCATGAAGTCATATGCACACCTAGGCTTTAGCCTTATTGCATCAGGAAATCATACCGAATTCAGTAAGGGCTATGATGCACTGACAAACGAAATCAAACAAGTTCGTCATGCCATGTTACTCATGAAAAAATCAGAGCAAAACATCATACCGCTTCCGTATGCAAGACAAGAACCAGACATTCAGCCAGGCTTCGGGTATTTGGTTGAAAACGGAAAAGAGAAGAAAATCCAGGTTCCTTTATGTGCGGTAGGAAGGAAGAGTGTTCAATGA
- the ald gene encoding alanine dehydrogenase yields MIIGIPKEIKNNENRVALTPGAASQLLSAGHQILIETNAGSGSGFTDDDYVSVGAEILDQAKDVWASSDMIMKVKEPLFEEYLYFREGLILFTYLHLAAEPSLAEALKQKGVTAIAYETVTDGKSLPLLTPMSEVAGRMAAQIGAQFLEKPKGGKGILLAGVPGVSRGKVTIIGGGVVGTNAAKMAVGLGADVTLIDLNAERLRQLDDQFGHQMKTLMSNPVNIADSVSEADLLICAVLIPGAKAPTLVTEEMVKQMKPGSVIVDVAIDQGGIVETVDHITTHDQPTYEKHGILHYAVANMPGAVPRTSTVALTNVTVPYALQIANKGAAKAIKENNAIAEGVNVMNGHITYEAVARDLGYDYVPVSKAIDTSSMTEA; encoded by the coding sequence ATGATCATCGGCATTCCGAAAGAAATTAAGAACAATGAAAACCGAGTGGCATTAACACCAGGAGCAGCTTCTCAATTGCTTTCAGCTGGACACCAGATTTTAATTGAAACAAACGCTGGTTCTGGAAGCGGATTCACTGATGACGATTATGTATCTGTTGGTGCAGAGATCCTTGATCAGGCGAAAGATGTATGGGCATCTTCTGATATGATCATGAAGGTAAAAGAACCATTATTTGAGGAATATCTATATTTCAGAGAAGGACTCATCTTATTTACGTACCTGCATCTTGCCGCAGAGCCCTCCTTGGCTGAAGCATTGAAACAAAAAGGCGTCACAGCCATTGCTTATGAAACGGTAACGGACGGAAAATCACTTCCCCTGTTAACCCCTATGTCTGAAGTGGCAGGCAGAATGGCCGCTCAAATCGGTGCACAATTTTTAGAAAAACCAAAAGGCGGGAAAGGCATTTTGCTCGCAGGCGTGCCAGGGGTATCTAGAGGGAAGGTCACCATTATAGGCGGCGGTGTTGTTGGAACAAATGCAGCGAAAATGGCCGTCGGACTTGGCGCAGATGTAACACTCATTGATTTAAACGCGGAGCGATTACGTCAGCTGGACGATCAGTTTGGTCATCAAATGAAAACGTTAATGTCTAACCCTGTCAACATTGCAGATTCAGTCAGTGAGGCAGACCTGCTCATTTGTGCCGTTCTAATACCAGGTGCCAAAGCACCGACCCTTGTGACAGAAGAAATGGTGAAACAAATGAAGCCTGGTTCCGTCATTGTCGATGTAGCCATTGACCAAGGCGGGATTGTGGAAACAGTTGATCATATCACAACACATGATCAGCCTACTTATGAAAAACACGGCATTTTACATTATGCTGTCGCCAATATGCCAGGCGCGGTACCGCGGACATCGACTGTTGCTTTAACCAATGTCACCGTTCCATACGCGCTGCAAATTGCAAATAAAGGCGCTGCAAAAGCCATCAAAGAAAACAATGCCATCGCAGAAGGCGTCAATGTGATGAACGGACATATCACATATGAAGCCGTTGCTCGTGATCTTGGCTATGATTATGTGCCTGTCAGTAAAGCCATTGATACATCTTCTATGACCGAAGCTTAA
- a CDS encoding EsaB/YukD family protein, which yields MYIDITIDLKNYDGSVFDLRLSNYLHIKQVIHIAWQAKQISLPKREGGWVRVVNKKAVFSGEYKLSDCGITTGDRLEIL from the coding sequence GTGTATATCGATATTACCATCGACTTAAAAAATTATGATGGCAGTGTGTTTGATTTGAGACTATCAAATTATTTACATATTAAGCAAGTCATCCATATCGCCTGGCAGGCAAAACAAATCTCACTTCCTAAGCGAGAAGGCGGATGGGTGCGTGTAGTCAATAAGAAAGCTGTGTTTTCAGGCGAATATAAGCTGTCAGACTGTGGGATCACTACAGGGGACAGGCTGGAAATACTATGA
- the essB gene encoding type VII secretion protein EssB: MADKKSSYLEEQLEAVMKKEEGTYTFIFQRETIKLLDGLEAAPIKDINPSFKKEIQLTEGEVVISIEPPPAYQEFRFIHAKDEKSKWIFSYQLVDAVCKHDVKRLHPIVSPENIVFHQGLAPAFLHYGVKESIPPYEIDEHRLLKEVKAVILRVVDHEYQFQEYLAYHDTLKLSELAKEISETQSLEELSALIQQKIEALETKEKTLLTIPKKKWKIERYIGLGLLVLLIPALVYTIYTFFFAMPKQEAYVEANKYYLNKQYSQVVDTLEKYPANQMPVSLQYELAISYVQTNQGSLLLDQHKKEITDTYTLQTDPQYFLFWIHIGQGNSKEALDIARVLGDDRYIFTALVAYRNEIQNDDNLSAEEKQKQLDPIIKEMAKYEEKETTETSTNDSSGASQTDETADQKEQSKADQEKKEKESDSKKNPSQTKKDEKK; encoded by the coding sequence ATGGCAGATAAAAAGAGTTCCTATTTAGAAGAACAATTAGAAGCAGTCATGAAAAAAGAGGAAGGCACCTACACCTTCATTTTTCAAAGAGAGACGATTAAACTCTTAGACGGTTTAGAAGCGGCACCGATCAAAGACATCAATCCTTCATTTAAAAAAGAGATTCAATTAACTGAAGGTGAGGTCGTGATCTCAATTGAACCGCCTCCTGCCTATCAGGAATTTCGTTTCATCCATGCCAAGGATGAAAAAAGCAAATGGATTTTTTCATACCAGCTTGTCGATGCAGTTTGCAAACACGACGTGAAGCGGCTGCATCCTATTGTTTCTCCTGAAAACATTGTTTTTCATCAAGGCTTAGCTCCTGCATTTTTGCATTACGGGGTCAAAGAAAGCATCCCGCCGTATGAAATCGATGAGCATCGTCTGTTAAAAGAGGTCAAAGCTGTCATTCTTCGAGTGGTTGACCATGAGTATCAGTTTCAGGAATATTTGGCTTATCATGATACGTTGAAATTATCTGAGCTGGCAAAGGAAATCAGTGAAACGCAGTCGCTGGAAGAATTGTCCGCCCTTATTCAGCAAAAGATCGAAGCGCTCGAAACGAAAGAAAAAACGCTATTAACCATTCCTAAAAAGAAATGGAAGATCGAACGATACATTGGACTGGGTCTCCTTGTCCTTTTGATTCCGGCATTGGTGTATACCATTTACACCTTCTTTTTCGCGATGCCGAAACAAGAAGCGTATGTCGAGGCAAACAAATATTATCTCAACAAACAGTACAGCCAAGTGGTGGATACGTTAGAAAAATATCCAGCTAATCAAATGCCAGTCTCTCTTCAATATGAACTGGCCATTTCGTATGTGCAAACGAACCAAGGCAGCCTGTTACTTGATCAGCACAAAAAAGAAATCACGGATACGTACACATTGCAGACAGATCCGCAATACTTCCTTTTCTGGATTCACATTGGACAAGGCAATAGCAAGGAAGCGCTAGATATTGCACGGGTACTTGGGGACGATCGATACATTTTCACTGCACTCGTCGCCTATCGCAATGAAATCCAAAATGATGATAATCTTTCTGCTGAAGAAAAACAAAAACAGTTAGATCCAATCATTAAGGAAATGGCGAAATATGAAGAAAAAGAAACAACGGAGACAAGCACCAATGACTCCTCAGGCGCGAGCCAAACAGATGAAACAGCTGATCAAAAAGAGCAGTCAAAAGCCGATCAGGAGAAAAAAGAGAAAGAATCTGATTCAAAAAAGAATCCCTCTCAGACAAAAAAAGATGAGAAAAAATAA
- a CDS encoding PucR family transcriptional regulator, whose product MTKKTDPFKYSLDRLEDVADQISDVLNCPITIEDTHHRLLAYSTHNDFTDPARTSTIISRRVPEKVINRLWKDGIIPTLLKTDEPLRVPQIAEVGLSSRVAISIWKDKEVLGFIWAIESTQPFSEEEMDLLKMAAHAVKNKLLNLQIRKTKTVERNQELFWKMLTGHIHEKDEMLDLFLRLGMRCPDTYAIIIFRLRDELTEATEKKLSYLLETTQQVQVLLTTVDFHEFIILVSPKTEHPLQDIKQFTSGMLQQLSDRYHIHHVQAAIGGIYDHISQIQPSYKEALAVLKTKERFPVETERLNSFSELGIYQYLDVLAEKRKGSSYSSYSLSKLEDYDLRHHSNLVETLERFIDCDSNANIAAKQLNIHINTLNYRLKRITDIAEIDLKNMNEKMTIYLDMKLKNVRL is encoded by the coding sequence ATGACAAAAAAGACAGATCCATTTAAGTATAGTCTTGATCGTTTAGAGGATGTGGCAGACCAAATTAGTGATGTGCTCAATTGCCCTATTACTATAGAAGATACTCATCATCGATTATTGGCATATAGCACACACAATGATTTCACTGATCCCGCCAGAACTTCAACCATTATCTCCCGCCGTGTACCGGAAAAAGTCATTAATCGGCTTTGGAAGGACGGCATCATTCCTACACTACTTAAAACAGATGAACCGCTTCGTGTACCTCAAATTGCAGAAGTAGGTTTATCTAGCAGGGTCGCCATTTCAATATGGAAGGACAAAGAGGTGCTCGGATTTATCTGGGCCATTGAATCCACGCAGCCTTTTTCAGAAGAAGAAATGGACCTTCTCAAAATGGCAGCCCATGCCGTTAAAAACAAATTACTCAATTTACAAATTCGAAAAACGAAAACAGTAGAACGCAATCAGGAGCTTTTTTGGAAGATGCTCACAGGTCATATTCATGAGAAGGATGAGATGCTTGACCTATTTTTGAGACTTGGCATGAGATGTCCAGACACGTATGCCATTATCATCTTTCGCCTCCGTGATGAACTCACAGAGGCGACGGAAAAAAAGCTGTCCTATCTGCTTGAAACAACGCAGCAAGTGCAGGTACTATTAACGACTGTTGATTTTCACGAATTCATTATTCTTGTCTCACCAAAAACAGAGCACCCGCTTCAAGATATTAAACAATTCACAAGCGGCATGCTGCAGCAGCTGTCTGACCGTTATCATATCCATCACGTTCAGGCGGCCATTGGCGGAATTTACGATCATATCTCTCAAATTCAGCCGTCCTATAAAGAAGCACTGGCTGTATTGAAAACAAAAGAACGCTTTCCTGTTGAAACGGAACGTTTAAACAGTTTTTCTGAACTCGGCATTTATCAATATTTAGATGTGCTGGCTGAAAAGCGAAAGGGCTCGTCTTATTCCAGTTACTCTTTATCGAAGCTGGAGGATTACGACCTAAGGCATCATTCCAACCTAGTCGAAACCCTTGAACGGTTTATTGATTGTGACAGCAATGCCAATATCGCCGCAAAGCAATTAAACATTCATATCAACACATTGAATTACAGACTAAAGCGGATTACAGACATTGCAGAAATTGATTTAAAAAACATGAATGAGAAAATGACCATTTATCTTGATATGAAGCTAAAAAACGTCCGTTTGTGA
- a CDS encoding biotin transporter BioY, with translation MQKKTRTADFVLVGMFAALMAIGANITSIVPFLQVGGIPLTMQPFFCVLAGLLLGRRLGALAMIVYALVGIAGAPVFAQFSAGLGVILGKSGGFVLSYIPAAWLAGFILEKRQHPGFGRFLIAAIAGTTVMYVIGTTYTYIALNVWLNAPISYQTTWFFMIWFMVKDYALTIVLAMLAPKIYRSVSKATSFRKEQTAS, from the coding sequence ATGCAAAAGAAGACAAGAACGGCTGACTTTGTGCTAGTCGGAATGTTTGCTGCACTGATGGCCATAGGAGCCAACATCACATCGATCGTACCATTTTTACAGGTCGGCGGGATTCCACTCACCATGCAGCCGTTTTTTTGTGTGCTTGCTGGTCTTTTGCTAGGCAGACGACTTGGCGCATTAGCCATGATTGTCTATGCCTTAGTTGGGATTGCTGGCGCACCTGTATTCGCACAGTTCTCCGCGGGCCTTGGTGTCATTTTAGGCAAAAGCGGCGGTTTTGTGTTATCGTACATTCCTGCTGCCTGGCTTGCCGGCTTCATTCTTGAAAAGAGACAACACCCTGGCTTTGGCCGCTTTTTGATTGCAGCCATTGCTGGAACGACCGTGATGTATGTGATCGGGACAACTTATACGTACATCGCGTTAAATGTTTGGCTGAATGCACCAATTTCTTATCAAACCACATGGTTCTTCATGATCTGGTTTATGGTCAAAGACTACGCTTTGACTATTGTCCTTGCGATGCTGGCTCCTAAAATTTATCGCTCTGTTTCAAAAGCTACATCCTTTCGAAAAGAACAAACAGCCTCATAA
- a CDS encoding WXG100 family type VII secretion target, producing MSGIIRVTPEELRATAKQYGVESQEVLNQVDRLNRMISDLKGMWEGASSEAFADQYEQLKPSFIKMSDLLTDVSNQLDQTANTLESTDQDIASQIRG from the coding sequence ATGTCAGGAATTATTCGCGTAACCCCAGAAGAACTAAGAGCGACCGCTAAGCAATATGGTGTTGAAAGTCAAGAAGTGCTAAACCAAGTTGATCGTCTCAATAGAATGATCTCTGATCTAAAAGGAATGTGGGAAGGTGCTTCTAGTGAAGCATTTGCTGATCAATATGAACAGCTAAAGCCTTCATTCATCAAAATGTCTGATCTATTAACAGATGTCAGCAATCAGCTTGATCAAACTGCAAATACACTTGAAAGCACTGACCAAGACATCGCAAGCCAAATCCGCGGCTAA
- a CDS encoding Na+/H+ antiporter family protein, with amino-acid sequence MNAVVIAVILMLILSLLRVNVVIALALGALAGGLVGGLGLGGTVEAFTDGLGGNATVAISYALLGAFAAALTKTGLPDAMVEGAVKLLGKEGDSRRKTLSKVLIILVILIVSCFSQNVVPVHIAFIPVLIPPLLKVFNELQIDRRLLACVMTFGLTAPYILLPVGFGQIFHGMLRDNMKEAGLTVNLADIPYAMLIPVGGMVLGLIVSLFVYRKPKAYENRDITDVEKSAYTKKSLFFAGLAILVSLIVQLYLSQSLGVEGMIFGALAGLLVLFVTGMMKRDEADALITSGMNMMAFIGFVMLVAAGFANVLTKTGDIEELVKASSQFIGNSQSVAAILMLLVGMLVTMGIGSSFATIPIITTIFVPLCLHLGFSPMATIAIIGSAAAVGDAGSPASDSTLGPTSGLNMDGQHHHIWGTCVPTFVFYNIPLVLFGWFAAIIL; translated from the coding sequence ATGAATGCAGTTGTTATAGCGGTTATTTTAATGTTGATATTAAGCTTGCTGCGAGTCAATGTGGTTATTGCGCTGGCACTTGGCGCTTTAGCGGGTGGCCTTGTAGGCGGATTAGGTCTTGGAGGAACGGTTGAAGCCTTTACTGACGGGCTCGGTGGAAATGCGACAGTGGCGATTAGTTATGCGCTTTTAGGAGCCTTTGCAGCGGCGCTGACGAAAACGGGTCTTCCAGATGCCATGGTCGAAGGAGCAGTGAAACTTCTAGGAAAAGAAGGCGACTCAAGAAGAAAAACATTATCAAAAGTGCTCATCATTCTTGTCATTTTGATCGTATCCTGTTTTTCACAAAACGTCGTTCCTGTTCACATTGCCTTTATTCCGGTCTTAATCCCGCCATTATTAAAGGTGTTTAACGAGCTTCAGATTGACCGCAGACTGCTAGCATGTGTTATGACCTTCGGACTCACTGCACCATATATTTTACTTCCAGTCGGTTTTGGACAGATTTTCCATGGGATGCTTCGTGACAACATGAAGGAAGCAGGTTTGACAGTGAACTTAGCAGACATTCCGTATGCGATGCTGATTCCTGTAGGGGGCATGGTTCTTGGGTTGATCGTTTCACTTTTTGTGTATCGTAAGCCAAAAGCATATGAGAATCGTGATATTACGGATGTAGAAAAATCAGCTTACACGAAAAAAAGCTTGTTCTTTGCTGGGCTTGCGATCCTTGTCTCACTCATCGTCCAGCTCTATTTATCTCAAAGCCTTGGAGTCGAAGGAATGATTTTTGGTGCACTGGCAGGACTTCTTGTTCTGTTTGTCACAGGAATGATGAAACGTGATGAAGCAGATGCGCTTATTACTTCTGGAATGAATATGATGGCATTTATCGGTTTTGTGATGCTTGTAGCGGCAGGATTTGCCAACGTATTAACGAAAACAGGAGATATTGAAGAACTAGTTAAAGCTTCTTCTCAGTTCATCGGAAACAGTCAAAGTGTAGCGGCGATTTTAATGCTACTGGTTGGAATGCTTGTGACAATGGGCATCGGGTCATCATTTGCAACGATCCCGATTATTACGACCATCTTTGTTCCACTTTGTTTACACTTAGGATTTAGTCCAATGGCAACCATTGCAATCATTGGTTCAGCTGCGGCTGTTGGGGATGCAGGTTCACCTGCAAGTGACAGTACGCTTGGACCGACATCTGGGCTGAATATGGATGGACAGCATCACCATATTTGGGGTACTTGTGTCCCAACATTCGTCTTTTATAATATTCCGCTTGTCCTATTCGGATGGTTTGCGGCAATTATCCTATAA